In Deinococcus sp. QL22, the following are encoded in one genomic region:
- a CDS encoding GNAT family N-acetyltransferase, which produces MTLPPAAPLPDPQAVSVRGRRPRDLPTLRRWLADPQAQWREWDAPYFHAASTSAVMQAYVDQLASRPPDPDERVVDVGGVCIGMVNRSEEAPAGGGWWDLGILVYDPAHWGRGVGTRALELWVTATFEETNAHVVTFTTWSGNERMIRAALRLGFREAGRVREARVVQGQRYDSVRLDMLCADWERANWERHEQQT; this is translated from the coding sequence GTGACCTTGCCGCCCGCCGCGCCTCTTCCTGATCCCCAAGCTGTGTCTGTTCGGGGCCGACGCCCACGCGACTTGCCCACGCTGCGGCGCTGGCTGGCCGACCCGCAGGCGCAGTGGCGCGAGTGGGACGCGCCGTATTTTCACGCGGCCAGTACCAGCGCCGTCATGCAGGCTTACGTGGATCAGCTGGCGAGCCGTCCTCCAGACCCCGATGAGCGCGTGGTCGATGTGGGCGGCGTGTGCATCGGCATGGTCAACCGCTCCGAGGAGGCTCCAGCGGGGGGCGGCTGGTGGGATCTGGGCATTCTGGTGTACGACCCGGCCCACTGGGGGCGCGGCGTGGGCACGCGGGCGCTGGAGTTGTGGGTCACGGCCACCTTCGAGGAAACCAACGCCCATGTCGTCACTTTTACCACCTGGAGTGGCAACGAACGCATGATCCGGGCGGCTCTGCGACTGGGTTTCCGGGAAGCGGGGCGGGTGCGGGAAGCGCGTGTGGTACAGGGCCAACGATACGACAGCGTGCGGCTGGATATGCTCTGTGCTGATTGGGAGAGGGCCAACTGGGAAAGACATGAGCAGCAGACCTGA